In Arthrobacter sp. MN05-02, one genomic interval encodes:
- the purL gene encoding phosphoribosylformylglycinamidine synthase subunit PurL, whose protein sequence is MTAETMSKKFNIDTVANAEATPGQALPWAELGLKENEYQRVEEILGRRPTGAELAMYSVMWSEHCSYKSSKVHLRQFGDKVTEAMKEHLLVGIGENAGVVDIGDGWAVTFKVESHNHPSFVEPYQGAATGVGGIVRDIISMGARPVAVMDPLRFGAIDHPDTARLVHGIVAGIGGYGNSLGLPNIGGEVVFDSVYQGNPLVNALAVGVLRHEDIRLANASGAGNKVVLFGARTGGDGIGGASVLASESFDDAKPSKRPAVQVGDPFAEKVLIECCLELFKASVVEGIQDLGAAGISCATSELASNGDGGMHVELTNVLLRDPSLTPGEILMSESQERMMAVVTPENMAAFEAIMDKWSVEYSWLGEVTDTGRLIIEWDGEKIVDVDPRTVAHEGPVYERPYSRPEWLDGVQADAFAAERPADLREAVLELMASPNMCAKNWVTDQYDRYVQGNTALAMPDDAGVVRVDEETGLGIAISTDANGRYCYLNPYEGARLALAEAYRNVATSGAQPLAVTDCLNFGSPEDPEVMWQFAETVRGLADACQELGVPVTGGNVSLYNQTGGVAIHPTPVVGVLGVFDDVARRTPSGWREDGQAIYLLGTTADELDGSEWANLRGHLGGQPPALDLAAERTLAAILVNCSRDGMIDAAHDLSEGGLAAGLSDMALRFGVGARIGIDELCERDGIDAFTALFSESQARAVVSVPRSEEVRFNDMCTARNFPTLRIGVVDTENRALDVQGYFTLPLDQLREAHEGTLPRHFG, encoded by the coding sequence GTGACCGCAGAGACAATGTCCAAGAAGTTCAACATCGACACGGTCGCGAACGCCGAGGCCACCCCGGGCCAGGCGCTGCCGTGGGCCGAACTCGGCCTCAAGGAGAACGAGTACCAGCGCGTCGAGGAGATCCTCGGCCGTCGCCCCACCGGTGCCGAACTCGCCATGTACTCCGTGATGTGGAGCGAGCACTGCTCCTACAAGTCCTCGAAGGTGCACCTGCGCCAGTTCGGTGACAAGGTCACCGAGGCCATGAAGGAGCACCTGCTCGTCGGCATCGGCGAGAACGCCGGCGTCGTCGACATCGGGGACGGCTGGGCCGTGACGTTCAAGGTCGAGAGCCACAACCACCCCTCGTTCGTGGAGCCCTACCAGGGCGCGGCCACCGGCGTCGGAGGCATCGTGCGGGACATCATCTCGATGGGTGCCCGTCCGGTCGCCGTCATGGACCCGCTGCGCTTCGGCGCGATCGACCACCCCGACACCGCGCGCCTCGTGCACGGGATCGTCGCGGGTATCGGCGGCTACGGCAACTCCCTCGGCCTGCCGAACATCGGCGGTGAGGTGGTCTTCGACTCCGTCTACCAGGGGAACCCGCTGGTCAACGCCCTCGCGGTCGGCGTCCTGCGGCACGAGGACATCCGCCTCGCGAACGCGTCCGGCGCCGGCAACAAGGTGGTCCTCTTCGGTGCCCGCACCGGCGGTGACGGGATCGGCGGCGCGTCCGTGCTGGCCTCCGAGTCCTTCGACGACGCCAAGCCCTCCAAGCGACCCGCGGTCCAGGTGGGCGATCCGTTCGCCGAGAAGGTCCTCATCGAGTGCTGCCTCGAACTGTTCAAGGCCTCCGTGGTCGAGGGCATCCAGGACCTCGGTGCCGCCGGCATCTCCTGTGCGACGTCGGAACTCGCGTCCAACGGCGACGGCGGCATGCACGTCGAACTCACCAACGTGCTGCTGCGCGACCCGTCCCTGACGCCCGGCGAGATCCTCATGTCGGAGTCGCAGGAGCGCATGATGGCCGTGGTCACGCCCGAGAACATGGCAGCCTTCGAGGCCATCATGGACAAGTGGTCCGTGGAGTACTCCTGGCTCGGCGAGGTCACCGACACCGGGCGCCTCATCATCGAGTGGGACGGCGAGAAGATCGTCGACGTCGACCCCCGCACCGTGGCCCACGAGGGACCGGTCTACGAGCGCCCCTACTCCCGCCCCGAGTGGCTCGACGGCGTCCAGGCGGACGCCTTCGCGGCCGAGCGGCCCGCCGACCTGCGCGAGGCCGTCCTCGAACTCATGGCATCGCCGAACATGTGCGCGAAGAACTGGGTGACCGACCAGTACGACCGCTACGTGCAGGGCAACACGGCGCTGGCCATGCCCGACGACGCCGGAGTGGTCCGCGTCGACGAGGAGACGGGCCTCGGCATCGCGATCTCGACGGACGCCAACGGCCGCTACTGCTACCTCAACCCCTACGAGGGTGCGCGCCTGGCCCTCGCCGAGGCCTACCGCAACGTGGCGACGTCGGGTGCCCAGCCCCTCGCGGTCACCGACTGCCTGAACTTCGGCTCACCCGAGGATCCCGAGGTCATGTGGCAGTTCGCGGAGACCGTCCGCGGCCTCGCGGACGCCTGCCAGGAGCTCGGCGTTCCCGTCACCGGCGGCAACGTCTCGCTGTACAACCAGACCGGCGGCGTGGCGATCCACCCCACCCCGGTGGTCGGCGTGCTGGGCGTGTTCGACGACGTCGCACGCCGCACGCCGTCGGGGTGGCGTGAGGACGGCCAGGCTATCTACCTGCTCGGGACGACGGCGGACGAGCTGGACGGTTCCGAGTGGGCCAACCTGCGCGGGCACCTCGGCGGGCAGCCTCCGGCCCTGGACCTGGCTGCGGAGCGGACGCTCGCCGCGATCCTGGTCAACTGCTCGCGTGACGGCATGATCGACGCCGCACACGACCTCTCCGAGGGCGGGCTCGCGGCCGGCCTGAGCGACATGGCGCTGCGCTTCGGTGTGGGTGCGCGCATCGGGATCGACGAGCTGTGCGAGCGCGACGGCATCGACGCGTTCACCGCCCTGTTCAGCGAGAGCCAGGCGCGCGCCGTCGTCAGCGTCCCCCGCTCGGAGGAGGTGCGCTTCAACGACATGTGTACCGCGCGGAACTTCCCCACCCTCCGCATCGGCGTGGTGGACACGGAGAACCGGGCGCTCGACGTCCAGGGCTACTTCACCCTGCCGCTCGACCAGCTCCGCGAGGCGCACGAGGGCACGCTGCCGAGGCACTTCGGCTAG
- the purQ gene encoding phosphoribosylformylglycinamidine synthase subunit PurQ encodes MSTADIETPLIGGPQPVASDNENSPLNGVKVGVVTFPGSLDDRDAVRAVRLAGGSAIHLWHGDHDLQDVDAVIIPGGFSYGDYLRAGAISRFAPLMEQITAAASGGENALPVLGICNGFQVLTEAHLLPGSMIKNNDLHFICRDQRLRVENNGTFWTSDYGQGEEIVIPLKNQDGQFVADDYTLDELEGEGRVVFRYVDGNPNGSRRDIAGISNAAGNVVGLMPHPEHAVEAGFGPDSSGRGNVDVRGGTDGLGIFTSVLKKLVGK; translated from the coding sequence GTGAGTACCGCCGATATCGAGACACCCCTCATCGGCGGACCCCAGCCGGTCGCCTCGGACAACGAGAACAGCCCCCTGAACGGCGTGAAGGTCGGCGTCGTCACGTTCCCCGGGTCGCTCGACGACCGCGACGCCGTCCGAGCCGTCCGCCTCGCCGGCGGCAGCGCCATCCACCTGTGGCACGGCGACCACGACCTGCAGGACGTCGACGCCGTGATCATCCCCGGCGGCTTCTCCTACGGCGACTACCTGCGGGCGGGTGCCATCTCGCGCTTCGCCCCGCTCATGGAGCAGATCACCGCCGCGGCCTCGGGTGGGGAGAACGCCCTCCCCGTGCTCGGCATCTGCAACGGTTTCCAGGTCCTCACCGAGGCACACCTGCTGCCCGGCTCGATGATCAAGAACAACGACCTGCACTTCATCTGCCGTGACCAGCGCCTGCGCGTCGAGAACAACGGCACCTTCTGGACCTCCGACTACGGGCAGGGCGAGGAGATCGTCATCCCGCTCAAGAACCAGGACGGCCAGTTCGTCGCGGACGACTACACCCTCGACGAGCTCGAGGGTGAGGGCCGCGTGGTCTTCCGCTACGTCGACGGCAACCCGAACGGCTCGCGCCGTGACATCGCCGGTATCTCGAATGCCGCGGGCAACGTCGTCGGGCTCATGCCGCACCCCGAACACGCGGTGGAGGCCGGCTTCGGCCCCGACTCCTCGGGGCGCGGGAACGTCGATGTCCGTGGCGGCACCGACGGACTCGGCATCTTCACCTCGGTACTCAAGAAACTGGTGGGCAAGTGA
- the purS gene encoding phosphoribosylformylglycinamidine synthase subunit PurS, with the protein MPRIVVDVMPKPEILDPQGKAIAGALPRIGLTGFAGVRQGKRFELTVDGDVTEEVLEQARHAATTLLSNPVIEDVTRVEVLEEDAQ; encoded by the coding sequence ATGCCCCGGATCGTTGTCGACGTCATGCCCAAGCCCGAGATCCTCGACCCGCAGGGTAAGGCGATCGCCGGAGCGCTCCCCCGGATCGGCCTCACCGGTTTCGCCGGTGTCCGCCAGGGCAAGCGTTTCGAGCTGACCGTGGACGGTGACGTCACGGAGGAGGTCCTCGAGCAGGCCCGCCACGCCGCCACCACGCTGCTGTCCAACCCCGTCATCGAGGACGTCACCCGCGTGGAGGTCCTCGAGGAGGACGCGCAGTGA